One part of the Mycobacterium marinum genome encodes these proteins:
- a CDS encoding YbjN domain-containing protein, which yields MTPTTPQSQSVQAVIEDTLKVNELSYTRHQGAHGGLAGLIVELPGERKLKTNTILSIGEHSVRVEAFVCRKPDENHEGVYRFLLKRNRRLYGVAYTLDNVGDIYLVGRMSLASVDADEIDRVLGQVLEAVDSDFNTLLELGFRSSIQKEWEWRISRGESLKNLEAFAHLIDDEDDREDRAPAT from the coding sequence GTGACCCCCACCACGCCGCAGAGCCAGTCCGTGCAAGCGGTGATCGAGGACACGCTTAAGGTCAACGAGCTGAGCTACACCCGACATCAGGGCGCCCACGGCGGGCTGGCCGGCCTGATCGTCGAACTGCCGGGGGAACGCAAGCTCAAGACCAACACCATCCTGAGCATCGGTGAGCACTCGGTACGCGTGGAGGCTTTCGTCTGTCGAAAGCCGGACGAAAACCATGAAGGTGTCTACCGGTTCTTACTCAAACGCAACCGCCGCCTTTACGGGGTGGCATACACGCTGGACAACGTCGGCGATATCTACCTGGTTGGGCGCATGTCCTTGGCCTCCGTCGACGCCGACGAGATCGACCGAGTGCTCGGGCAGGTGCTCGAGGCGGTGGACTCGGATTTCAACACGTTGCTGGAGTTGGGTTTTCGGTCTTCGATTCAAAAAGAATGGGAATGGCGGATTTCCCGGGGCGAGTCGTTGAAGAACCTGGAGGCGTTCGCGCATCTGATCGACGACGAGGATGACCGAGAGGACCGGGCTCCGGCGACGTGA
- a CDS encoding phosphoglyceromutase yields MGDTGTLVLLRHGESDWNARNLFTGWVDVGLTEKGRAEAVRSGELLAEQDLLPDVLYTSLLRRAITTAHLALDSADRVWIPVRRSWRLNERHYGALQGLDKAETKARYGEEQFMAWRRSYDTPPPLIEKGSEFSQDADPRYANIDGGPLTECLADVVARFLPYFTDVIVGDLRAGKTVLIVAHGNSLRALVKHLDHMSDEDIVGLNIPTGIPLRYDLDEWLQPLVPGGTYLDPEAAAAGAAAVASQGAAKA; encoded by the coding sequence ATGGGAGACACCGGGACGTTGGTGCTGCTTCGCCATGGCGAAAGCGACTGGAACGCTCGCAACCTGTTTACCGGCTGGGTCGACGTCGGCCTGACCGAGAAGGGCCGGGCCGAGGCGGTACGAAGCGGCGAATTGCTGGCCGAACAGGATCTGCTGCCCGATGTGCTCTACACCTCGCTGTTGCGGCGCGCGATCACCACTGCGCATCTGGCGCTGGACAGCGCCGACCGGGTGTGGATTCCGGTGCGCCGCAGCTGGCGGCTCAACGAACGTCACTACGGGGCGCTACAGGGGCTGGACAAGGCAGAGACCAAGGCCCGCTACGGCGAAGAGCAGTTCATGGCCTGGCGGCGCAGCTATGACACTCCACCGCCACTAATCGAGAAGGGCAGTGAGTTCAGCCAGGACGCTGACCCCCGCTACGCCAACATCGACGGCGGGCCGCTGACCGAATGCCTGGCTGACGTGGTGGCCCGGTTTCTGCCCTACTTCACCGACGTCATCGTCGGTGACCTGCGGGCCGGCAAGACGGTGTTGATCGTCGCGCACGGCAACTCGCTGCGCGCGTTGGTCAAGCATCTGGACCATATGTCCGATGAGGACATCGTCGGACTCAACATCCCGACGGGCATTCCGCTGCGCTACGACCTGGACGAATGGCTGCAACCGTTGGTGCCCGGGGGTACCTATCTGGACCCGGAGGCGGCCGCCGCGGGGGCTGCCGCGGTGGCGAGTCAAGGCGCGGCAAAAGCCTGA
- a CDS encoding sensor histidine kinase gives MTVFSALLLAGVLSALALAAGVAVGARLSQRLVRRRQQASTEWTGITVAQMLQRIVALMPMGVAVVDSHRDVVYLNDRAKELGLVRDRQLDDQAWEAAQQALRGSDVEFDLSPGKRPGGRSGLSVHGQARLLSEEDRRFTVVFAYDQSDYARMEATRRDFVANVSHELKTPVGAMALLAEALLASADDSDTVRRFAEKVLIEANRLGDMVAELIELSRLQGAERLHNVTDVDVDTIVSEAISRHKVAADNAEIEVRTDSSSGLHVLGDQTLLVTALANLVSNAIAYSSPGSPVSISRRKRGDNVEIAVTDRGIGIALEDQERVFERFFRGDKARSRATGGSGLGLAIVKHVAANHNGSIGVWSKPGTGSTFTLSIPASSAPDDSDQPDQPRARDARPNRSQREEELSR, from the coding sequence GTGACTGTGTTCTCGGCACTGTTGCTGGCCGGGGTCTTGTCCGCGCTGGCGCTGGCCGCAGGTGTCGCGGTCGGGGCCCGGCTGTCACAGCGGCTGGTGCGGCGCCGCCAACAAGCGTCCACCGAGTGGACTGGCATCACCGTCGCGCAGATGCTGCAACGCATCGTCGCGCTGATGCCGATGGGTGTCGCGGTGGTCGATAGCCATCGGGACGTCGTCTACCTCAACGACCGGGCCAAAGAGCTGGGCCTGGTGCGGGACCGGCAGCTCGACGACCAGGCGTGGGAGGCCGCACAGCAGGCGTTGCGGGGCAGCGACGTCGAGTTCGATCTGTCACCTGGAAAGCGTCCGGGCGGCCGGTCCGGACTATCGGTGCACGGGCAAGCCCGGTTGCTCAGCGAGGAAGACCGGCGCTTCACCGTGGTCTTCGCTTACGACCAGTCTGACTATGCCCGCATGGAGGCAACCAGACGTGATTTCGTGGCCAACGTCAGCCACGAACTCAAGACCCCGGTCGGTGCGATGGCCCTGCTCGCCGAGGCCCTGCTGGCATCTGCCGATGACTCCGACACGGTTCGGCGGTTCGCCGAGAAGGTGCTGATCGAAGCCAATCGGCTGGGCGACATGGTCGCGGAATTGATCGAACTATCGCGCCTGCAGGGGGCCGAGCGGTTACACAACGTCACCGACGTTGACGTCGACACCATTGTCTCGGAGGCGATTTCTCGCCACAAGGTGGCCGCCGACAACGCCGAGATCGAGGTGCGCACCGATTCGTCTTCCGGGCTGCATGTACTGGGGGACCAGACCCTGCTGGTGACCGCGTTGGCCAATCTGGTCTCCAACGCAATCGCCTACTCGTCACCGGGCTCACCGGTGTCGATCAGCCGCCGTAAGCGCGGCGACAACGTCGAGATCGCCGTCACCGACCGGGGTATCGGGATCGCGCTGGAAGACCAGGAGCGAGTCTTCGAGCGGTTCTTCCGGGGCGACAAGGCTCGTTCGCGGGCTACTGGTGGGAGCGGACTGGGGCTAGCCATCGTCAAGCACGTCGCCGCCAACCACAACGGCAGCATCGGCGTGTGGAGCAAGCCGGGAACGGGGTCCACGTTCACCCTGTCCATCCCTGCCAGTTCGGCGCCCGACGACAGCGATCAACCTGACCAGCCGCGGGCCCGCGACGCGCGGCCCAATCGGTCACAACGAGAGGAAGAGCTAAGTCGATGA
- the regX gene encoding two-component sensory transduction protein RegX yields MTSVLIVEDEESLADPLAFLLRKEGFEATVVTDGPAALAEFDRSGADIVLLDLMLPGMSGTDVCKQLRARSSVPVIMVTARDSEIDKVVGLELGADDYVTKPYSARELIARIRAVLRRGGDDDSEVSDGVLESGPVRMDVERHVVSVNGDAITLPLKEFDLLEYLMRNSGRVLTRGQLIDRVWGADYVGDTKTLDVHVKRLRSKIEADPANPVHLVTVRGLGYKLEG; encoded by the coding sequence ATGACTAGCGTGCTGATCGTTGAGGACGAGGAGTCATTGGCCGATCCGCTTGCGTTTCTGCTGCGCAAGGAGGGCTTTGAAGCCACCGTGGTCACCGATGGCCCGGCCGCGCTGGCGGAGTTCGATCGCTCGGGTGCTGACATCGTGCTGCTCGACTTGATGCTGCCGGGCATGTCGGGCACCGACGTGTGCAAGCAGTTGCGTGCCCGCTCCAGCGTGCCGGTCATCATGGTGACCGCCCGCGACAGCGAGATCGACAAGGTGGTTGGGCTCGAGTTGGGCGCCGACGACTATGTGACCAAGCCGTATTCGGCGCGCGAACTGATCGCCCGAATCCGGGCGGTGCTGCGCCGGGGCGGCGACGACGATTCCGAAGTCAGCGACGGCGTACTGGAGTCCGGACCGGTGCGCATGGACGTCGAGCGCCATGTGGTGTCGGTGAACGGTGACGCGATCACATTGCCGCTCAAGGAATTTGATCTCCTGGAATACCTGATGCGCAATAGTGGGCGGGTGCTGACCCGCGGCCAGCTGATCGACCGGGTCTGGGGCGCGGACTACGTTGGCGACACCAAGACGCTCGATGTCCACGTCAAGCGCTTGCGCTCCAAGATCGAAGCGGACCCGGCCAATCCGGTGCATCTGGTCACGGTGCGGGGCCTGGGCTACAAGCTGGAGGGCTGA
- a CDS encoding GMC family oxidoreductase N-terminal domain-containing protein, translated as MSRTQAALASFGAALLPEERGGPTSAEFAERVDRYLSQLPTTSRLAVRAGLVSLAAASYLTTGRSLARLEPAQREQVLRRVAAINPDTSAALEGLKAVALLANGADTYAPDLLARAQAHDAARSDAALDITASPDSPSVVTADVVIVGSGAGGAMTARTLARAGLRTVVLEEGRRWTVREFRTTHPIDRYAGLYRGGGATIALGRPAVILPMGRAVGGTTVVNSGTCFRPPLAVQQRWRDEFGLDLADPDRLAGRLDDVEHALQVAPAPRDIMGRNGNLLLDAAASLGWQAAPIPRNAPGCAGCCQCAIGCPSNAKFGVHLNALPQACAAGARIISDARVQRVLHQGGRARGVRARRPDGTAIDVLADIVIIAAGATETPTLLRRSGLGSHPRLGRNLALHPATMLAGRFDDDVYAWRGVLQSAAVHEFHESDGVLIEATATPPGMGSMVFPGYGTELLDWLDRAPQVATFGAMVADRGAGSVRSVRGETVVHYQVAPDDIAKLRVAVQAIGRLLFAAGAVEVLTGLPGAPTVTSPAALQDALQRSDPRNLHLAAFHPTGTAAAGADAQICPVDATGRLRGVHGVWVADASILPSCPEVNPQISIMALALAVADEVVADRSGSIYISPPACSPGPAP; from the coding sequence ATGAGCCGCACCCAGGCCGCACTGGCCTCGTTCGGCGCCGCGTTGTTGCCCGAGGAACGCGGTGGCCCGACGTCGGCCGAATTCGCCGAGCGCGTCGACCGGTACCTGTCGCAGCTGCCGACCACCTCACGGCTGGCCGTGCGCGCCGGGCTGGTGTCGCTGGCGGCCGCGAGCTACCTGACCACCGGCCGATCCCTGGCCCGGCTTGAACCCGCCCAACGCGAACAGGTGTTGCGCCGAGTCGCGGCGATCAATCCCGACACCAGCGCCGCGCTGGAAGGGCTCAAAGCGGTCGCGCTGCTGGCCAACGGTGCCGACACCTACGCACCGGACTTGCTTGCCCGCGCCCAGGCACACGACGCCGCGCGTTCCGATGCGGCGCTGGACATCACCGCTTCCCCGGATAGCCCTTCGGTGGTCACCGCCGACGTGGTGATCGTCGGGTCCGGCGCCGGTGGCGCCATGACGGCCCGCACCCTGGCCCGTGCCGGCTTGCGCACCGTCGTGCTGGAGGAGGGCCGCCGCTGGACGGTGCGGGAGTTCCGCACCACCCACCCGATAGACCGCTACGCCGGCCTGTATCGCGGCGGCGGGGCCACCATCGCGCTGGGACGTCCGGCCGTAATACTGCCGATGGGCCGAGCGGTCGGTGGCACCACCGTAGTCAACTCGGGCACCTGTTTCCGGCCGCCGTTGGCCGTGCAACAACGCTGGCGCGATGAGTTCGGGCTCGATCTGGCCGATCCGGACCGACTGGCCGGCCGCCTCGACGACGTGGAACACGCCTTGCAGGTCGCACCCGCGCCGCGCGACATCATGGGCCGCAACGGAAACCTGCTACTGGATGCCGCCGCATCGCTGGGCTGGCAGGCCGCACCTATCCCCCGCAATGCTCCGGGATGCGCCGGCTGTTGCCAATGCGCGATCGGTTGCCCCAGCAACGCCAAGTTCGGCGTGCATCTCAACGCACTTCCCCAGGCCTGCGCGGCCGGCGCCCGGATCATCTCCGACGCGCGGGTACAGCGGGTGCTGCATCAGGGGGGACGGGCCCGCGGCGTGCGCGCCCGCCGCCCGGACGGCACCGCGATCGACGTGCTCGCCGACATCGTCATCATCGCCGCCGGGGCCACCGAAACACCGACGCTGTTGCGACGCAGCGGCCTTGGCAGCCACCCTCGACTCGGCCGCAACCTCGCGCTGCATCCGGCCACCATGCTGGCCGGCCGCTTCGACGACGATGTCTACGCTTGGCGCGGCGTCCTGCAGAGCGCGGCGGTCCACGAGTTCCACGAGTCAGACGGCGTCCTGATCGAAGCGACCGCCACACCACCGGGGATGGGTTCGATGGTTTTTCCCGGCTACGGCACCGAGCTGCTCGACTGGCTGGATCGGGCGCCTCAGGTCGCGACTTTCGGTGCGATGGTCGCCGATCGTGGTGCCGGTTCGGTGCGGTCGGTACGCGGCGAAACCGTTGTGCACTATCAAGTGGCCCCGGACGACATCGCCAAACTACGGGTGGCGGTACAAGCCATCGGCCGGCTGCTCTTTGCCGCGGGTGCGGTCGAGGTGCTCACCGGACTGCCCGGTGCCCCCACGGTGACATCACCGGCAGCACTTCAGGATGCGCTGCAGCGCAGCGACCCGAGAAATCTGCACCTGGCCGCCTTCCACCCGACCGGAACCGCCGCCGCCGGCGCCGACGCGCAAATCTGCCCCGTCGACGCAACCGGCCGGCTGCGCGGGGTCCACGGAGTATGGGTCGCCGACGCGTCGATCCTGCCCAGCTGCCCGGAGGTGAACCCGCAGATATCGATCATGGCGCTGGCGCTGGCGGTCGCCGACGAGGTGGTCGCCGACCGCTCGGGCTCGATCTATATCAGCCCTCCAGCTTGTAGCCCAGGCCCCGCACCGTGA
- a CDS encoding FadR/GntR family transcriptional regulator, whose amino-acid sequence MNQSSILQPPDRQRVDEQIATSIADAILDGVFPPGSALPPERELAERLGVNRTSLRQGLARLQQMGLIETRQGSGNVVRDPQSLTHPAVVEALVRKLGPDFLVEVLEIRAALGPLIGRLAAERNSSADAEALRAALAAVADADTAPARQAADLAYFRVLIHGTRNRALGLLYRWVEQAFGGREHELTGAYEDADPVIADLAAINDAVLAGDPETAAAAVEGYLNASALRMIMCYRGAYAGEEPGR is encoded by the coding sequence ATGAACCAGTCAAGTATTTTGCAGCCGCCGGATCGTCAACGGGTCGACGAGCAGATCGCCACCTCGATCGCCGACGCGATCCTCGACGGCGTTTTTCCGCCTGGCTCCGCGCTGCCGCCCGAGCGGGAGCTGGCCGAGCGGCTCGGCGTCAACCGGACGTCGCTGCGCCAGGGTTTGGCCAGGTTGCAGCAGATGGGCCTGATCGAAACCCGGCAGGGGAGTGGCAACGTAGTGCGCGACCCGCAGAGCCTTACCCATCCCGCGGTGGTCGAGGCGCTGGTGCGCAAGCTCGGTCCCGACTTCCTGGTCGAAGTGCTTGAAATTCGGGCGGCTCTGGGGCCGCTGATCGGCCGCCTGGCTGCCGAACGGAACAGCTCTGCGGACGCTGAGGCGCTACGCGCTGCGCTGGCGGCGGTGGCCGACGCCGACACTGCGCCGGCGCGCCAGGCCGCCGATCTCGCCTATTTTCGGGTACTCATCCACGGCACCCGCAACCGCGCTTTGGGATTGCTGTATCGCTGGGTCGAGCAGGCCTTCGGTGGCCGCGAGCACGAGCTGACCGGCGCCTATGAGGATGCGGACCCGGTGATCGCCGATCTGGCGGCCATCAATGACGCTGTGCTGGCGGGTGACCCTGAGACGGCCGCCGCGGCGGTTGAGGGATACCTGAACGCGAGCGCATTGCGCATGATCATGTGCTACCGCGGCGCCTATGCCGGCGAGGAGCCCGGGCGGTAG
- a CDS encoding Ppx/GppA phosphatase family protein: MRLGVLDVGSNTVHLLVVDAHRGGHPTPMSSTKATLRLAEATDSSGNITKRGADKLVSTIDEFAKIAASSGCAELMAFATSAVREAENSDDVLSRVRNETDVELQVLSGVDESRLTFLAVRRWFGWSAGRIINLDIGGGSLELSSGVDEEPEVALSLPLGAGRLTREWLPDDPPGRRRVAMLRDWLDAELSDAGVTMLDAGIPDLAVATSKTFRSLARLTGAAPSAAGPRVKRTLTANGLRQLISFISRMTTADRAELEGVSAERAPQIVAGALVAEASMRALSIEALDICPWALREGVILRRLDSEADGTAFMETSPVLTSVRDARGQVVDRNAAGRSRGNKP, translated from the coding sequence GTGCGATTGGGCGTGCTCGACGTGGGCAGCAACACGGTCCACCTACTGGTGGTTGATGCTCACCGTGGTGGCCATCCGACCCCGATGAGTTCGACGAAGGCGACTTTGCGGCTGGCCGAGGCCACCGATAGCTCGGGCAACATCACCAAGCGTGGCGCCGACAAGCTGGTGTCCACGATCGACGAGTTCGCCAAGATCGCCGCCAGCTCGGGCTGCGCGGAGCTGATGGCCTTCGCGACATCGGCGGTCCGAGAGGCGGAGAACTCCGATGACGTGTTGTCGCGGGTGCGCAACGAAACCGATGTCGAATTGCAGGTTCTCAGCGGTGTCGACGAGTCGCGACTGACCTTCCTGGCGGTGCGCCGCTGGTTCGGCTGGAGCGCGGGGCGCATCATCAACCTCGACATCGGCGGCGGCTCGCTGGAGTTGTCCAGCGGCGTGGACGAAGAGCCCGAGGTGGCGCTGTCGCTCCCGCTAGGCGCGGGACGGTTGACGCGGGAATGGCTGCCCGACGATCCGCCCGGCCGGCGCCGGGTGGCGATGCTTCGGGATTGGCTGGATGCTGAGTTATCGGATGCCGGCGTGACGATGCTGGACGCGGGCATCCCGGACCTCGCGGTGGCTACGTCCAAGACATTTCGCTCGCTGGCGCGACTCACCGGCGCAGCGCCGTCGGCCGCCGGACCACGGGTGAAGAGGACCCTGACGGCCAATGGCCTCAGACAACTCATATCTTTCATCTCTAGGATGACCACCGCTGACCGTGCAGAACTGGAAGGAGTCAGCGCCGAGCGGGCGCCGCAAATCGTGGCGGGGGCTCTGGTGGCGGAGGCAAGCATGCGAGCGCTCTCGATAGAAGCGTTGGATATCTGCCCGTGGGCGCTACGAGAAGGTGTTATTTTGCGCCGACTCGACAGTGAAGCCGATGGGACCGCCTTCATGGAAACTTCGCCGGTGTTGACTTCGGTGCGCGATGCTAGAGGTCAGGTAGTAGATCGGAACGCTGCAGGCCGATCGAGAGGCAACAAACCATGA
- a CDS encoding sugar phosphate isomerase/epimerase family protein, translated as MRPAIKVGLSTASVYPLRAEAAFEYAARLGYDGVELMVWSESISQDIDAVRKLSRRYRVPVLSVHAPCLLISQRVWGANPIVKLDRSVRAAEELGAQTVVVHPPFRWQRRYAEGFSDQVAALEASSDVVVAVENMFPFRADRFFGAGQSRERMRKRGGGPGAAISAFAPSYDPLDGDHAHYTLDLSHTSTAGTDALSMARRMGPGLMHLHLCDGSGLPADEHLVPGRGTEPTAEVCQMLAGGGFAGQVVLEVSTSSARSAAEREAMLSESLQFARTHLMR; from the coding sequence GTGCGCCCAGCAATCAAAGTCGGTCTGTCGACGGCCTCGGTGTACCCCTTGCGGGCCGAGGCCGCGTTCGAGTATGCCGCCAGGCTCGGTTACGACGGCGTGGAGCTGATGGTCTGGAGCGAGTCGATCAGCCAGGACATCGATGCCGTCCGAAAGCTGTCCCGGCGCTACCGCGTTCCGGTGCTGTCCGTGCATGCCCCGTGTCTGCTGATTTCGCAGCGGGTGTGGGGGGCCAACCCGATCGTGAAGCTGGACCGCAGCGTTCGGGCTGCCGAAGAGCTGGGCGCGCAGACCGTCGTCGTGCATCCGCCCTTCCGCTGGCAACGGCGCTACGCCGAGGGATTCAGCGACCAGGTTGCGGCCTTGGAAGCGTCCAGCGACGTGGTGGTGGCCGTCGAGAACATGTTTCCGTTCCGGGCGGACCGGTTCTTCGGGGCCGGCCAGTCACGAGAACGGATGCGCAAGCGCGGTGGTGGCCCGGGTGCGGCGATTTCGGCGTTCGCGCCGTCCTATGACCCGCTGGACGGCGATCACGCGCATTACACGCTGGACCTCTCGCACACCTCGACAGCCGGAACCGACGCGCTGAGCATGGCCCGGCGGATGGGCCCGGGTCTGATGCATCTGCACCTGTGCGACGGCAGCGGGCTGCCCGCCGACGAGCACCTGGTTCCCGGCCGCGGAACGGAGCCCACCGCCGAGGTATGCCAGATGCTGGCCGGTGGGGGCTTCGCCGGGCAGGTGGTCTTGGAGGTATCCACCTCCTCAGCCCGTTCGGCGGCGGAGCGCGAAGCGATGCTGTCGGAGTCCTTGCAGTTTGCCCGTACCCACCTGATGCGGTGA
- a CDS encoding thioesterase family protein — protein sequence MNALFTTAMALREVEAPAGGQCRIFDGELDEHWTIGPKVHGGVMLALCAKAARAAHGGDALQPVAVSTNFLWAPDPGPMRLVTSIRKRGRRISVVDVELMQGERTAVHAVVTLGEPEHYESGPATPLLSANPVLEMMAPEPPDDATPIGPGHALAGLAHLGAGCDVRPLASTLQTPASGWGGRAPTFQMWARPRGVAPDALFALMCGDLSVPVTFAVGRTGWAPTVQLTAILRALPTDGWLRIVATCVEIGQGWFDEDHIVVDQAGRIVVQTRQLAMVPAR from the coding sequence ATGAACGCGTTATTCACGACGGCGATGGCGCTGCGCGAGGTCGAAGCACCCGCGGGCGGCCAATGCCGGATATTCGACGGTGAGCTCGACGAGCACTGGACCATCGGCCCCAAGGTGCATGGCGGCGTGATGCTGGCCTTGTGCGCCAAGGCGGCGCGCGCCGCCCATGGCGGTGACGCACTGCAACCGGTCGCGGTGTCGACCAACTTCCTGTGGGCCCCCGATCCGGGGCCGATGCGACTGGTGACATCGATCCGCAAGCGTGGCCGCCGGATCAGCGTGGTCGACGTGGAGCTCATGCAGGGCGAGCGCACCGCGGTGCACGCCGTCGTCACGCTGGGTGAACCCGAGCATTACGAGTCCGGCCCGGCCACACCGCTGCTATCGGCCAACCCGGTGCTGGAAATGATGGCCCCCGAACCGCCAGACGATGCCACACCGATCGGCCCCGGTCATGCGCTGGCCGGTCTGGCCCACCTGGGTGCCGGCTGCGATGTGCGGCCCCTGGCGTCGACGCTGCAGACCCCGGCGAGCGGGTGGGGCGGACGGGCGCCGACCTTTCAGATGTGGGCCCGGCCACGTGGCGTCGCCCCGGACGCACTGTTCGCCCTCATGTGCGGCGATCTGTCGGTCCCGGTCACCTTTGCCGTCGGACGCACCGGTTGGGCGCCCACCGTCCAGCTGACCGCCATCCTGCGCGCCCTGCCCACCGATGGGTGGCTGCGGATCGTCGCCACCTGCGTTGAGATCGGGCAGGGCTGGTTCGACGAGGACCACATCGTCGTCGATCAGGCGGGCCGCATCGTGGTGCAGACGCGCCAGCTGGCGATGGTGCCTGCCCGGTAG
- the proC gene encoding pyrroline-5-carboxylate reductase, with protein sequence MPRIAIIGGGSIGEALLSGLLRAGRQVKDLVVAERVPERAKYLASTYSVLVTSAKDAAESASLVVVAVKPGDVDSVMGDLSAVVAAAESYSGEQVFVTVAAGVTTSYFESKLPAGTPVVRAMPNAAALVSAGVTALAKGRFVTPEQLEEVSALFDSVGVVLTVPEQQLDAVTALSGSGPAYFLLMVEALVDAGVAAGLSRQVATDLTAQTMAGSAAMLLERMDQDRRGAAEPLGLRVDTSPAQLRASVTSPGGTTAAALRELEREGFRGAVDAAVQAAKSRSEQLRITSE encoded by the coding sequence ATGCCAAGAATCGCGATCATCGGCGGCGGCAGCATCGGTGAAGCATTGTTGTCCGGACTGTTGCGGGCCGGGCGGCAAGTCAAAGATCTGGTGGTGGCTGAGCGGGTACCAGAGCGCGCCAAATACCTGGCCAGTACCTATTCGGTATTGGTGACCTCGGCCAAGGATGCGGCGGAGAGCGCGTCGCTGGTCGTCGTCGCGGTCAAGCCCGGCGACGTCGACTCGGTGATGGGCGACCTGAGCGCGGTGGTGGCCGCGGCCGAAAGCTACAGCGGCGAGCAGGTGTTCGTCACCGTCGCGGCAGGGGTCACCACCTCATATTTCGAATCCAAGTTGCCCGCGGGCACCCCGGTGGTTCGAGCGATGCCAAACGCGGCCGCACTGGTGAGTGCGGGGGTTACCGCGCTGGCCAAAGGCCGCTTCGTCACGCCCGAACAGCTCGAGGAAGTCTCAGCCCTGTTCGATTCGGTCGGCGTCGTGCTCACCGTTCCCGAGCAGCAACTCGACGCTGTGACCGCGTTGTCGGGGTCCGGGCCGGCATATTTCCTGCTGATGGTCGAGGCCTTGGTGGACGCGGGTGTGGCGGCGGGCTTGAGTCGGCAGGTGGCAACCGACCTGACGGCCCAGACGATGGCCGGTTCGGCGGCGATGCTGCTGGAGCGGATGGATCAAGACCGACGCGGCGCTGCCGAGCCGTTGGGTTTGCGGGTGGACACCTCGCCGGCGCAGCTGCGGGCGTCGGTCACCTCACCCGGCGGGACGACCGCCGCTGCGCTGCGCGAACTCGAGCGCGAAGGGTTCCGGGGGGCCGTCGATGCCGCCGTGCAGGCCGCCAAAAGCCGCTCTGAGCAGCTAAGAATTACATCGGAATAA
- a CDS encoding helix-turn-helix domain-containing protein, giving the protein MTSTNGPSARDSAGKSVRDSSGEGQQAGSQFLTVAEVASLMRVSKMTVYRLVHNGELPAVRVGRSFRVHAKAVHDMLQTSYFAG; this is encoded by the coding sequence ATGACGTCTACGAACGGGCCATCGGCGCGCGATTCTGCTGGTAAATCGGTACGTGATAGTTCAGGCGAAGGCCAGCAGGCCGGCAGCCAGTTCCTCACGGTGGCCGAGGTGGCTTCGCTCATGCGGGTGTCCAAAATGACCGTCTACCGGCTTGTGCACAACGGAGAGTTGCCAGCGGTTCGGGTCGGGCGGTCATTTCGGGTGCACGCCAAGGCCGTCCACGACATGCTGCAGACCTCGTATTTCGCCGGTTAG
- a CDS encoding 30S ribosomal protein bS22 yields the protein MGSVIKKRRKRMSKKKHRKLLRRTRVQRRKLGK from the coding sequence ATGGGTTCAGTAATCAAGAAGCGGCGCAAGCGCATGTCCAAGAAGAAGCACCGCAAGCTGCTGCGCCGCACCCGGGTGCAGCGCAGAAAACTTGGCAAGTAG